In Spirochaeta lutea, the genomic stretch TGGCTTCCTTCAGTTCCAATAACCCCTGACTAAATTTATCCGCTTTTAGTGTAACGAGTTGGGGAGCGAAGGGTACTTCAACAAAAAAGTAGATCATCCTTCCTCTATTGTCGATTCATTTCCTGTATACCCTTAGTAGCTTTATTAGATTCAGCTGAGTTTTTCGAACTTGAGTTGTTCTTATTCGAAAGTGGGTATATAACTATATGGGAGGGGTACCACCATGCCTGAATTAGCCACATGCACCTATGACGGCCAAGCCGGATTGGTTAAGCAGATCACTACTGAAGAGATTCAACTGGAATTCGAAACTGAACCCAAGATCTCCGTAGGTCGTATTGATACCTTCACAATCCAGCCCCAGTCCTCCGGAAATCCCGATGCGTTCAGCCTCAAAGGCGAGGTACATTGGATCAGACATAAAGACAGTAAAACTATTGTAGATATTTCCGTTATGGAACTATCGCTAACCGGGCATATAGCCTTAAAAAAGCTCATTCAAAGTTACCAAAAGCACTGATTTCCCCAACCCGCAGGGTCATCCGCCGATGGTAAGCCAACCATAGTAGGCAGACCACAAACCGGTAGCTCGTGTAAAACACTAAGGAGCAACCAAACCGGCTGCTCCCCTACCTCCAAGGCACGACCCAGGACGGCTCCGCTGAACATGGGTGTATGCTGCCCTTCTATCTAGGGTGAATCCCAGGTGAACTTTAATCTTCCCGCGGCTCAGCCACCTCTATTTTTCCATCATAGTCGCTTCCGTATATATAAGAGAGGAGGAAACCATGATCGGTAGATTTCATGTCCAGGAATTGTACCCCCACGTAGACCCGGCCCGAATCCCGATACAGGCGCATAATCCGGCCGCTGCAGGGTATCCTCTTCTTTCCCGCATGGATTACAAGTTCCAGGTCCATGAAAAGCCGGAGAGACGGTCCATCCAAGGGAAAGGAGAACAGCATACCCGATCCACTGATATCGACCAACTCGCTTTTTTTAAACTCGGCCTTTACCGGTACTGCCTTGAAATAACCGTTCTTCTGTAGGCTGTAGGAGAGCAGGCGCGAAAACTGGACCACAAAATCAATGACGTTTCGCGAAAAGCTGCTGGTCTGAACATCGGTACGAATGAGGAGGATATACCCCACCACATACTCGTGGTATAACACCGGACAATACAATTCATGCCATACCCGTTGAGCCTTCCGCTTTTTGACATACTCCTCCAGGCCGGAAACCTCCGTCATGGGATCCTCTCCCATGTCCTTGAACAAGCGGTAGATGTCATCCTCAGAGATAAGCAGGTGCTGAAGATTCCCCTTGGGCCCGGGGTTCACTGCCTGAATATCCTCAAAGGGCAGAAGGAGAACCTTTCCCCCGGCAGCAACCAGCCGTTCCATGGCGGTCTCGGGTTTACGCTCCCGGAACATAATGATCTTATTCTCCGAAGCAAAGCTGGCCACCTTCTCGCGGAATCCCTGCAGCAACTGGGCAATACGAGCCGGATCAAAGCGGTTATCCAGGGTAGGCATATCCGGCTCATAGTAGGTCTCGCTGGCGGGAAAGTCTAATTGGAAGCGTTCTCCCTCCAGAACCAAGGAAACCTGGATATCACCCTCAGGCTGAACCCGCTCAAATGAGCGGCTGAGATCCCGATATACGTTCGAAGGAAGATATACTTGAAGGCTTTTTCCCGTACATGAATGCACCCCGGATGTGGCTGTCATGGCTGTCCCGCGGAATCGGAAGAAGAGAGTTACCTCCTTGGGGGTGCCGTTGCATTCATCCTTATCCAACTCAAGGGTGATTTTCTGGTTAACAAAGCCAAGAAACCGGCCGTGGTATCGCTTCCCCTTGGCATGTATAGAAACAGGAGCCTCATTATCAACCAGATTTTTAAAGATAAATTCTTTTTCTATACGTTTAATTTCCTGTGCCACGTGTTTAGCCTTTCAAACTTATTTCAAAGGAGATACAACTACATCCACAATCTTCCAGGAGTCCGGGCCTTGAAGGTAGAACACTACATGTTGCTCCTCCGGTCTTCCCCACAGAATAACCGATATTTCCAATTCCTGGGGTGAAACCCGGTGTGTACCGATAATATAATGCATTTGCCATGATAAAAAAAGCTGTTCAGATTCCAGCACCTGATTCTGAACCATGACATCGTAGGGAGGAGCCAACAATTCCTTGATGGATTTCCGCTGTTTTACCCGTTCCAGAAAATCTGTAACCACCCCATAGGCCTGCCGAGCCTGGGGATTCATCTGTTCGGGCAATATCACCTTGAACTCCTGCCCGATGGTGGGTAATACCGGCACATATCCCCAGTGTCGGTCTGTCACCTGGGCAGTACCTATGCCGCTCGTTATGGTATAAACCAGAACGAGTATGATGGTCCGGCTCTTGGGGAACTTGTTCAAAACCGCCCTCCTTACAACAGTTACACCTCGCCCCTTCCGGGCCGGTCCATGGGAACCTACCCGATCCTGCGGC encodes the following:
- a CDS encoding PilZ domain-containing protein, with protein sequence MAQEIKRIEKEFIFKNLVDNEAPVSIHAKGKRYHGRFLGFVNQKITLELDKDECNGTPKEVTLFFRFRGTAMTATSGVHSCTGKSLQVYLPSNVYRDLSRSFERVQPEGDIQVSLVLEGERFQLDFPASETYYEPDMPTLDNRFDPARIAQLLQGFREKVASFASENKIIMFRERKPETAMERLVAAGGKVLLLPFEDIQAVNPGPKGNLQHLLISEDDIYRLFKDMGEDPMTEVSGLEEYVKKRKAQRVWHELYCPVLYHEYVVGYILLIRTDVQTSSFSRNVIDFVVQFSRLLSYSLQKNGYFKAVPVKAEFKKSELVDISGSGMLFSFPLDGPSLRLFMDLELVIHAGKKRIPCSGRIMRLYRDSGRVYVGVQFLDMKSTDHGFLLSYIYGSDYDGKIEVAEPRED